The Thiohalorhabdus sp. Cl-TMA genome includes the window GAAGCGGTCCCCGTCCGAGAAGGTACAGAATCCGCCGCCGGAGATACAGTGCGGCGGGACGCCGAGGCGCTTGAGCCGCTGGCTGGCCAGGATGTAGAGGTTGGCGAGCCAGCGGTCGTTCCGGGCGTGGAAAGCGCGGCGGTCCTCGTCCGCGCCGGCCAGGAAGGCCTCGCGCACCTCCGCGCCCACCTCGAAGGCGTCCGGACCGATGGCCGGGCCGAGATAGGCGTGGATCCGCTCCGGGCTCCCCAGCGCGCGCACCGCCTCGTCCACCACTCCGGCGGCGAGACCGCGCCAGCCGGCATGGGCCACCGCCGCGGCGGCGCCGTCGGCCCTAGCCAGCACCACCGGCAGGCAGTCGGCGGTGAGCACCACCCCCACCGCGCCGGGGCCCTCCACCACCGCCGCGTCGGCCTCCGCGTCGGCGGCGCCTTCCGGCTCGGCGCGGGTGCAGCGGGTACCATGGACCTGCGCCGTCCAGGCGGGCTCCGCGGGCAAGCACAGCCCTTCCCGGAGACGGCGTCGGTTCTCCGCCACCGCCTCCGCATCGTCGCCCACGTGAAGCGCCAGATTGAAGGATTCGAAGGGCGGCGCGCTAACCCCGCCGGTCCGCGTGGTGACGAAGGTGCGGACATTGGGCGGCGCGGTCCAGTGGGGCTCGAATCCGGATACGGCGGTCATGTTGCGCTGTCCTCCAGGATGGCCAGCAGCCGTGCCATATCCGCCGGGGGCGGCTGCTCCCAGGTCAGCTGCTGGCCGGTGACGGGGTGGCTGAGGGTGAGGCGGCCGGCATGCAGGGCCTGCCGCGAGAATCCGCCCACGAAGGCCCGCCCCGCCTCGTCGAGCCCGCCCGGGAACCGGCGCTTGCCGCCGTACAGGGGGTCGCCGAGCACCGGATGGCCGATGTGCGCCATGTGCACCCGGACCTGGTGGGTACGGCCGGTCTCCAGGCGTGCCTCGATGCGCGTGGCGCCGGCATAGCGCCGCTCGACACGGTAATGGGTGAGCGCGTGCTTGCCCGCTTCCACCACGGCGAATTTGGTGCGGTGGCGGGGATGGCGGCCTATCGGGGCCTCCACGTGGCCGCCGCTGGTGATCTCCCCCTGCACCACCGCCAGATAGCGGCGGTCCACGGCGTGCTCCTTGAACTGTGCCACCAGGCGCTCCCGGGCATGAGGCGTACGCGCCACCACCAGCAGCCCGGAGGTGTCGCGGTCCAGGCGGTGGACGATGCCCGCCCGCTCCACCCCGGCCAGCTCCGGAAAGCGGTACAGCAGGCCGTTGACCAGGGTGTCCTCCATGTGCCCCGCCGCGGGGTGAACCACCCGCCCGGGGTCCTTGGCCAGGACGATCAGGTGCTCGTCGGCGTGGACCACGTCCAGGGGGACCGGACGGGCCACCCAGGCCTCGTCGCGGTCCTCCGCGGCGGGGGGATCGACCACCACCCACTCGCCGCCCGCCACCCTGGTCTTGGCGGCGGGGCGGCGGCCCTCCAGCACCACGCGGCCCGCCGCCAGCCACTCCTGGATCTCGGCGCGGGAATGGCCGCCGAACAGCCGGGTCAGGGCGCGGTCCAGGCGCTCGCCCCGCCACTCCCGGGGGAGCTGGATGCGGTGCGGAGAAGGGGCGGTTTCGTCGAGGTTTTCCGGGACGTCCACTTTTTCCATGGGCAGGATTCTCGTAAACTGGCCGCTTTCGCCGCTTGCCGGCGGCGTCTTTCCCTGGAGGTTGCACGAGCTCGTCATGCGCCGACTCACGCGAAATCTGGCCGCCCTCCTCGCCGCCCTCCTGCTGGCGGCCGGCTGTAACACCCTGGAAGTCGCCGAAGGGGATTCCCCGGAGGAGATCCTGGCCAAGGCCCGGGAGGCCATGGAGCAGAGGCTCTACTCCCAGGCCATCGACAATTACCAGCGCCTGGAGTCCCTGTACCCCTACAGCCGGCGGGCCATCCAGGCGCAGATCATGACGGCCTACGCCTATTACCTAAAGGGCGACTCGCTGGCGGCGGTGAACGCCGCGGAGCGCTTCATCCGCCTGCACCCCAGCAATCCACACGTGGACTACGCCCTTTACCTCAAGGGCATCGCCCAGTACCAGAAGATCGGCAAGTCGGACCGCGATCCGGAGCCGGCGCGCAAGGCCCTGGAGGCGCTCTCCCAGCTGATCCGCCAGCATCCGGAATCGGAGTACGTGCCCGACGCCCACGCCCGCCTCCGCAAGGTGGACGAGATCCTGGCCGCCCACGAGCTGCACGTGGCCCGATTCTACATGGACCGCGAGGCCTTCCTGGCCGTGGCCAACCGCACCCAGACCATCCTCACCGAGCATCCGGGCACCCCCTCCGTGGAGCCGGCCCTGGCCCTGCTGACGCGCAGCTACGCTGAGCTGCGCCTCGAGGACCTGGCTCGGGACACTCTCGCCATCCTGTCGGAGAACTACCCGGACAGCAGCTATCTGTCCGGGGCCCGCTCCGCGGTGAGCGACCGATTCGGCGAAAGCGCCAACGACAACTGAGCGCCCTGCGGGGCCAACGAGGAGACGCCCGACACCATGTGGGACTTCTTCCAGACCGTCCGCCACCGTCACAGCATCCGTCGCTACCAGAGCGACGTCACCATCGAGCCCGCGGCCCTGCACGGCGTTCTGGAAATGGCCCTGGCCGGGCCGTCCGCCGGCGACAAGCAGGCCTACCACCTGGTGGTGGTCCAGGACGCCGGGCTGCGGCAGCGCATCGCCGAACATTCCGGGGAAGACTTCCTGGCCAAGGCCCCGGTCAACATCGTGGTCTGCTCCGACCCCGAGCTTTCCGCCACCCAATTCGGCGAGCGGGGCCGGGACCTCTTCGCCCTGCAGGACGCCACCATCGCCGCCACCTACATCCAGCTGGCGGCCGTGGCCGAGGGGCTGGGATCGGCCTGGGCCGGGGGCTTCGTGGAGGAGACGCTGCGGGAGATCCTGGAGATTCCCGACCATCTCCATCCCGTGGCGGTGCTGGCGCTCGGTTATCCCGCCGAAATCCCGGAGCCCACGCCGCGCCGCAAGCTGAACGAGCTGGTCTCCTACCGCTAGGAGCCGGCCGGACGCCATTTCCAACCGGGGAGCGAACGGGGAGGCTTGTTTCCGTCCCCCGCCCGGCGGTCGCAGGTCTCCGGTAAAAGCGGTTGCCGGCCGTGCGTTTCCGGATCGTCGCGGCCGGAGGCCGCTCCCACGGAAGCCCCAGGCATCATCCAGCCTTGCGGGAACCATCCGCTTCTTCGGGCTCCGTTCCGGCGGGGCCCGCCGGCACCATTCCCTCTGGTCAGTAACGCGGACCGGAGGGCGCGGAGCCGGATTCCGCCGCCTCAGATGGCGTTGTCGTTCTCCTCGCCGGTGCGGATGCGCACGATGCGCTCCACCGGCGTGACGAAGATCTTGCCGTCGCCGATCTTGCCGCTGCGGGCCGACTCCATGATGGCCTCGATAGCCCGGTCCACCATGTCCTCGGAAAGCACCACCTCGATCTTCACCTTGGGCAGGAAATCCACCACGTACTCCGCACCCCGGTAGAGCTCGGTGTGGCCCTTCTGGCGGCCGAAGCCCTTCACCTCGGTCACCGTCAGCCCGGCGATGCCCATCTCCGACAGCGCCTCGCGGACGTCGTCGAGCTTGAACGGCTTGATGATCGCCTCGATCTTCTTCATGGATAGATCCCTTCTAGAAAAGCGTTAAAGAAAACGCCAAGGCGCCAAGAAGCCAGGAATACGATTAAAACACTTCCATTGGTCCGGCCATTCCGGGGCCCGGGAAGCACCTTCACCAACCCGCCCCCCATTCGGAGAGGTCCGGGCCTTCCCTGACCTTCTCGGTGTCTTGGCGCCTTGGCGTTTTTCCGCCGTTCCTATCCTCTAGAACCTATACTTGTTCGTGATCGGATAGCGCCGATCGGTTCCGAAGCCGCGCGGACTGATGCGCACCCCCGGCGGGGCCTGGCGCCGCTTGTACTCGTTGTTCTCCACCCGGTTCAGCACCTGGCGGACCAGCGCCGGATCGTGGCCGCGTGCGGCGATGGTCTCGGGGGCCAGATCCTCCTCCACGTAGGCGAACAGGATGGCGTCGAGCACCTCGTAGGGCGGCAGGGTGTCGGAGTCCTTCTGGTCCGGGGCCAGCTCGGCCGAGGGCGGCCGGTCGATGATGCGCCGGGGCAGGATCTCCACGTCGCGGTTCACCAGCTCCGCCAGCCGGTACACCACGGTCTTGGGCACGTCCTTGAGCGCCGAGAATCCGCCCACCATGTCCCCGTACAGGGTGGCGTAGCCCATGGACATCTCGCTCTTGTTACCCGTGGCGAGCACCATGAGGTTGCGCTCGTTGGAGATGGCCATGAGCAGGATGCCGCGGGCGCGCGCCTGGATGTTCTCCGCGGCGACGCCGTGCGGGTCGGAGCCGAGCTCCCCGCGCAGGCCGTCCAGGAAGGCCTGGTGGATGTGGTCGATGGAAAGCTCGTGGAGGGCCACGCCGAGGTTGGCCGCCAGGTCGCGCGAATCCTCGCCGGACATATCCGAGGTATAGCGGGAGGGCATGAACACCGCTTCCACCCGGTCCGGCCCCAGGGCATCCACCGCCAGGCACAGGGTCAGGGCGGAGTCGATGCCGCCGGACAGCCCCACCACCACGCCGGGGAAGCCGTTCTTCTCCACGTAATCCCGGATGCCGGTGGTCAGGGCGCCGTAGATACCCTCCTCCTGGCTTTCCGAGGCCAGCACCTCCCGACCGGCGGTCAGCAGGGCGTCCCCCGCGCGCTCCCACTCCGTGACCTGGAGCACCGTCTCGAAGGCCGGCGCCCGATCCACCACGTAGCCCCCGGCATCCACGGCGAAGGAGGCGCCGTCGAACACCAGCTCGTCCTGGCCGCCCACCATGTTCACGTAGGCGACGGGCACCCCCGTCTCGCGGGCGCGGTGGCCGATCTCCTGCTCCCGCTTGTGCAGCTTGGTGTAGTCGTAGGGCGAGGCGTTGAGGTTCACCAGGATGCGGGCGCCGGCGGAAACCGCCCGGGTCATGGGACCGTCGGTCTCCCAGGCGTCCTCGCAGATGGTGACGCCCACCGGCACGCCGTCCAGCTCCACCACGCAGGGCTCGGAGCCGGTAAGGAAATAGCGCTTCTCGTCGAAGACGCCGTAGTTGGGCAGGCGCTGCTTGCGGTAGCGCGCCCGCACCGCCCCAGCCCGCACCCAGCTGGCGGCGTTGTACAGGCCTTCCGCGGCGACTTCGGGATGGCCCACCACCAGGTCCACGTCCTGCACCTGCTGCACCAGCCGGCCCATGGCGCTCTCGCAATCCTCCACGAACTGGCGGTGCAGGAGCAGGTCCTGCGGCGGATACCCCGTGAGGGCCAGCTCCGGGGTCACCACCAGGTCCACTCCCGCCTCCCGGGCACCCTCCAAGGCACCCAGGATGCGGTTCACGTTCCCTTCCAGATCGCCCACCACGGGATCGATCTGGGCCAGGGCGATGCGCAGGGGACGGTCGGTCACAAGCAGCTCCGTTCAGAGGACAGGATCAGATGCGGGAGCGGCGGCCTCGCCGCCATCCGGGGAAGCCGCTCAGGGAAATGCCGCGGCCGGCGACCGCCCTCCGCGGCGATTCGCGCCGTATCAGGCCGTTGCCTCCAGGGCCTCCTTGGCCCGCTGGCCGATCTCCGCCGGGGAGCGGGCGATGGCGATGCCCGCCGCCTCCATGGCGGCGAACTTCTCCTCCGCCGTGCCCTTGCCGCCGGAGATCACCGCGCCGGCATGGCCCATGCGCCGCCCCGGCGGCGCGGTCATGCCGGCGATGTAGCCCACCACGGGCTTGGTCATGCGGGCGCGCACGAACTCGGCGGCCTCCTCCTCGGCGGTGCCGCCGATCTCGCCCACCATGATCACCACCTCCGTCTGCGGATCGGCCTCGAACATGGCCAGCATGTCCACGAAGTCCGATCCGC containing:
- the pgeF gene encoding peptidoglycan editing factor PgeF translates to MTAVSGFEPHWTAPPNVRTFVTTRTGGVSAPPFESFNLALHVGDDAEAVAENRRRLREGLCLPAEPAWTAQVHGTRCTRAEPEGAADAEADAAVVEGPGAVGVVLTADCLPVVLARADGAAAAVAHAGWRGLAAGVVDEAVRALGSPERIHAYLGPAIGPDAFEVGAEVREAFLAGADEDRRAFHARNDRWLANLYILASQRLKRLGVPPHCISGGGFCTFSDGDRFFSHRRDGQTGRMATLVWLEEGGA
- a CDS encoding RluA family pseudouridine synthase, whose translation is MEKVDVPENLDETAPSPHRIQLPREWRGERLDRALTRLFGGHSRAEIQEWLAAGRVVLEGRRPAAKTRVAGGEWVVVDPPAAEDRDEAWVARPVPLDVVHADEHLIVLAKDPGRVVHPAAGHMEDTLVNGLLYRFPELAGVERAGIVHRLDRDTSGLLVVARTPHARERLVAQFKEHAVDRRYLAVVQGEITSGGHVEAPIGRHPRHRTKFAVVEAGKHALTHYRVERRYAGATRIEARLETGRTHQVRVHMAHIGHPVLGDPLYGGKRRFPGGLDEAGRAFVGGFSRQALHAGRLTLSHPVTGQQLTWEQPPPADMARLLAILEDSAT
- a CDS encoding outer membrane protein assembly factor BamD — encoded protein: MRRLTRNLAALLAALLLAAGCNTLEVAEGDSPEEILAKAREAMEQRLYSQAIDNYQRLESLYPYSRRAIQAQIMTAYAYYLKGDSLAAVNAAERFIRLHPSNPHVDYALYLKGIAQYQKIGKSDRDPEPARKALEALSQLIRQHPESEYVPDAHARLRKVDEILAAHELHVARFYMDREAFLAVANRTQTILTEHPGTPSVEPALALLTRSYAELRLEDLARDTLAILSENYPDSSYLSGARSAVSDRFGESANDN
- a CDS encoding nitroreductase family protein; this encodes MWDFFQTVRHRHSIRRYQSDVTIEPAALHGVLEMALAGPSAGDKQAYHLVVVQDAGLRQRIAEHSGEDFLAKAPVNIVVCSDPELSATQFGERGRDLFALQDATIAATYIQLAAVAEGLGSAWAGGFVEETLREILEIPDHLHPVAVLALGYPAEIPEPTPRRKLNELVSYR
- a CDS encoding P-II family nitrogen regulator; the encoded protein is MKKIEAIIKPFKLDDVREALSEMGIAGLTVTEVKGFGRQKGHTELYRGAEYVVDFLPKVKIEVVLSEDMVDRAIEAIMESARSGKIGDGKIFVTPVERIVRIRTGEENDNAI
- a CDS encoding NAD+ synthase; its protein translation is MTDRPLRIALAQIDPVVGDLEGNVNRILGALEGAREAGVDLVVTPELALTGYPPQDLLLHRQFVEDCESAMGRLVQQVQDVDLVVGHPEVAAEGLYNAASWVRAGAVRARYRKQRLPNYGVFDEKRYFLTGSEPCVVELDGVPVGVTICEDAWETDGPMTRAVSAGARILVNLNASPYDYTKLHKREQEIGHRARETGVPVAYVNMVGGQDELVFDGASFAVDAGGYVVDRAPAFETVLQVTEWERAGDALLTAGREVLASESQEEGIYGALTTGIRDYVEKNGFPGVVVGLSGGIDSALTLCLAVDALGPDRVEAVFMPSRYTSDMSGEDSRDLAANLGVALHELSIDHIHQAFLDGLRGELGSDPHGVAAENIQARARGILLMAISNERNLMVLATGNKSEMSMGYATLYGDMVGGFSALKDVPKTVVYRLAELVNRDVEILPRRIIDRPPSAELAPDQKDSDTLPPYEVLDAILFAYVEEDLAPETIAARGHDPALVRQVLNRVENNEYKRRQAPPGVRISPRGFGTDRRYPITNKYRF